In a genomic window of Mustela nigripes isolate SB6536 chromosome 8, MUSNIG.SB6536, whole genome shotgun sequence:
- the DSG3 gene encoding desmoglein-3 — translation MDKDAVTENYAAIRRLISGNLRRYGWTQRVLILVHGELRIETKDQHGEDDTAVQGKRRYKREWVKFAKPCREREDNSKRNPIAKITSDFQATQKITYRISGMGIDQPPFGIFVVDKNTGEINITAIVDREETPSFLITCHALNALGQDVEKPLILTVKILDVNDNPPVFSQSIFVGEIEENSASNSLVMILNATDADEPNHLNSKIAFKIVSQEPAGIPMFLLSRHTGEVRTLTNSLDREQVSSYRLVVSGADKDGEGLSTQCECSIKVKDVNDNFPMFRESQYSAVIKENTLSSELLRFQVIDWDEEFTDNWLAVYFFTSGNEGNWFEIQTDPRTNEGILKVVKALDYEQIQNVKLGIAVKNKAEFHQSIISQYRVQSTPVTIQIANVKEGITFRPASKTFTVQKGISSKKLVNYVLGMYQAIDEDTNKPASYVKYIMGRNDGGLLFIDSKTAQIKFVKNIDRDFTFIVNRTITAEVLAIDENTGKTSTGTIYVEVPGFNENCPTIVLEKKTICSSQPSVVVSARALDNKYSGPYTFSLEEQPLKLPVVWSITTLNATSALLNAQQPLSPGSHSISLTVTDSQDRQCETPESLTLEVCQCDNRDTCRSSEKDKDPGYKAGNRTSGRLGPAAIGLLLLGLLLLLLAPLLLLTCDCGMGPIRGVTGGFIPVPDGSEGTIHPWGIEGAHPEDKEISNIRVPPITANGADFMENSEVCTNTYAGGTVVEGTSGMELTTKLGAATGSGAAGGFGGVTGLGIGSAGQSGTMRTRHSTGGTNKDYGEGAVSMNFLDSYFSQKAFACAEEDDAQEANDCLLIYDNEGMGAPGSPVGSLGCCSFIADELDDSFLDSLGPKFKKLAEISLGIDEEAQQFQPPSKDSHLGMESCGYSLGVQQPESVRGQTLSGSQGTSALSASGSVLQPAVSIPDPLQHGSYLVTETYSASGSLVQPSTTVSEPLLTQNVIVTERVIGPISNVPGNLQTPMEIRGSRNMICIEDPCSRLI, via the exons atggacaaggaTGCTGTAACGGAAAATTATGCAGCCATAAGAAGGCTGATATCAGGAAATCTGAGACGatatggatggacccagagg GTGCTCATATTGGTTCATGGAGAACTGCGAATAGAG ACAAAGGACCAACACGGAGAAGATGATACTGCTGTACAAGGCAAAAGGAGATACAAACGTGAATGGGTGAAATTTGCAAAACCCTGCCGAGAAAGAGAAGACAACTCGAAAAGAAATCCAATTGCCAAA ATTACTTCAGATTTCCAAGCAACCCAGAAAATTACCTACCGAATTTCTGGAATGGGAATTGATCAACCCCCTTTTGGAATCTTTGTTGTTGACAAAAACACTGGAGAAATTAACATAACAGCCATAGTTGATCGAGAGGAAACTCCAAGCTTCCTG ATCACGTGTCATGCTCTAAATGCCCTAGGACAAGACGTAGAGAAACCACTTATACTAACGGTTAAAATTTTAGATGTCAATGACAATCCTCCAGTATTTTCACAAAGTATATTTGTgggagaaattgaagaaaatagtGCTTCAA ACTCACTGGTGATGATACTAAATGCCACGGACGCAGATGAACCAAACCACCTGAACTCTAAAATAGCCTTCAAAATTGTCTCTCAGGAACCTGCAGGCATACCCATGTTCCTCCTAAGCAGACACACTGGGGAAGTCCGTACTTTAACCAATTCTCTTGATCGAGAG CAAGTTAGCAGCTATCGGCTGGTTGTGAGTGGTGCCGACAAAGATGGAGAAGGGCTATCAACTCAATGTGAATGTAGTATCAAAGTGAAAGATGTTAATGATAATTTCCCAATGTTCCGAGAATCTCAG TATTCAGCAGTTATTAAGGAAAATACTTTAAGTTCTGAGTTGCTTCGATTTCAAGTTATAGATTGGGACGAAGAATTCACAGATAATTGGCTTGCAGTGTATTTCTTCACCTCTGGAAATGAAGGGAATTGGTTTGAAATACAAACTGATCCGAGAACGAACGAAGGCATCCTGAAGGTGGTTAAG GCTCTAGATTATgaacaaatacaaaatgtaaaaCTTGGTATTGCTGTCAAAAACAAAGCTGAATTTCACCAATCAATAATTTCTCAGTATCGGGTGCAGTCAACCCCAGTCACAATCCAAATAGCCAACGTGAAAGAAGGAATTACATTCCGTCCTGCTTCCAAGACATTTACTGTGCAGAAAGGCATAAGTAGTAAAAAACTGGTCAATTATGTTCTGGGAATGTATCAAGCCATTGATGAGGATACTAACAAACCTGCCTCATATGTCAA GTATATCATGGGACGTAATGATGGTGGTTTACTATTTATTGATTCAAAAACTGCTCAGATCAAATTTGTCAAAAACATTGATCGGGATTTTACTTTCATAGTTAACAGGACTATCACAGCTGAGGTTCTGGCCATAGACG AAAACACAGGTAAAACATCTACAGGCACCATATATGTTGAGGTACCTGGTTTTAATGAAAATTGTCCAACAATCgtcctggaaaagaaaacaatttgtaGTTCACAACCTTCTGTGGTTGTCTCAGCTAGAGCACTAGACAATAAGTATTCTGGTCCCTACACGTTTTCTCTGGAGGAGCAACCACTAAAATTACCAGTTGTCTGGAGTATCACAACACTCAATG CTACTTCCGCACTCCTAAATGCCCAGCAACCGCTATCTCCTGGATCGCACAGTATCTCCCTCACAGTTACCGACAGTCAGGACAGACAGTGcgagacaccagagagcttgaCTCTGGAAGTCTGCCAGTGTGACAACAGGGACACCTGCAGAAGTTCGGAGAAGGATAAAGACCCTGGATACAAAGCTGGAAACAGAACATCAGGGAGGCTGGGGCCTGCTGCCATCGGCCTGCTACTCCTTGGTCTTTTGCTGTTGCTAT TGGCCCCCCTTCTGCTGCTGACCTGTGACTGTGGGATGGGTCCTATCCGGGGAGTGACAGGAGGATTTATTCCAGTTCCTGATGGTTCAGAAGGAACAATTCATCCATGGGGAATTGAAGGAGCCCATCCTGAAGACAAG GAAATCTCAAATATTCGCGTGCCACCTATCACGGCCAACGGAGCTGATTTCATGGAAAATTCTG AAGTTTGTACAAATACATATGCTGGAGGGACAGTGGTAGAAGGAACCTCGGGAATGGAACTGACCACCAAACTTGGAGCAGCTACAGGATCTGGAGCCGCTGGAGGATTTGGAGGAGTCACTGGACTTGGCATTGGTTCTGCAGGACAGTCTGGAACAATGAGAACAAGGCATTCTACGGGAGGAACCAATAAAGACTATGGTGAAGGAGCAGTAAGCATGAATTTCCTGGACTCCTACTTTTCTCAG AAAGCATTTGCCTGTGCAGAGGAAGACGATGCCCAGGAAGCAAATGACTGCTTGCTGATCTATGATAATGAAGGAATGGGTGCCCCCGGTTCTCCCGTGGGCTCCTTGGGTTGTTGCAGTTTTATTGCCGATGAGCTGGATGACAGCTTCTTGGACTCGCTCggccccaaatttaaaaagcttGCAGAAATAAGCCTCGGGATCGATGAAGAAGCCCAACAATTTCAGCCACCTTCCAAAGACAGCCATTTGGGCATGGAATCCTGTGGCTATTCCCTAGGAGTCCAACAGCCAGAATCTGTTAGGGGCCAGACTTTGTCAGGCAGTCAAGGAACCTCTGCTTTGTCTGCTTCCGGCTCTGTTCTGCAGCCAGCTGTTTCCATCCCTGACCCTCTGCAGCATGGTAGCTATTTGGTAACAGAGACTTACTCGGCCTCTGGTTCTCTCGTGCAACCTTCTACTACAGTCTCTGAGCCACTTCTCACGCAAAATGTAATAGTGACAGAAAGGGTGATTGGTCCCATTTCCAATGTTCCTGGCAACCTACAGACTCCGATGGAGATAAGGGGGTCACGTAATATGATCTGTATAGAAGATCCTTGTTCCCGTCTGATATGA